A genome region from Variovorax paradoxus includes the following:
- the trxC gene encoding thioredoxin TrxC: MTESTSLHIVCPHCHTTNRVREAQLGSAPDCGSCHRPLFTAHSTVLPDEATFDRHIARNEVPVLVDFWALWCGPCRQMAPGYEQAAAQLEPKVRLAKVDTEAVPALGARFNIRSIPTLALFRGGREVARQAGAMGAADIVRWVKAHGAG, encoded by the coding sequence ATGACCGAATCGACCTCGCTGCACATCGTCTGCCCGCATTGCCACACCACCAACCGCGTGCGCGAGGCACAGCTGGGCAGCGCGCCCGACTGCGGCAGCTGCCACCGCCCGCTGTTCACCGCCCATTCGACTGTATTGCCCGACGAAGCCACCTTCGACCGGCACATCGCGCGCAACGAGGTCCCGGTGCTGGTCGACTTCTGGGCACTGTGGTGCGGCCCCTGTCGCCAGATGGCGCCGGGCTACGAGCAGGCCGCGGCGCAGCTCGAGCCGAAGGTGCGCCTGGCCAAGGTCGACACCGAGGCCGTGCCCGCGCTCGGGGCCCGCTTCAACATCCGCAGCATCCCCACGCTGGCACTGTTCCGCGGCGGGCGCGAGGTGGCGCGGCAGGCCGGTGCGATGGGTGCGGCGGACATCGTGCGCTGGGTCAAGGCGCACGGCGCGGGCTGA
- the pdeM gene encoding ligase-associated DNA damage response endonuclease PdeM translates to MTPTDPSSTSLQVRWAGELLQLLPERALWWPAEGVLFVADLHLGKAATYRALGQPVPGGTTLENLARLDALIARLGPRRIVFLGDFLHAARARSVLATVEPWRERHAGIAMTLVRGNHDSRAGDPPATLGIETVDEPYLLGPFACCHHPQVHATHFVLAGHLHPACKLHGPGRDSVRLPCFVSDTQQAVLPAFGEFTGGWLMETAPGRRFHAVGGSAVWALPAAD, encoded by the coding sequence GTGACGCCAACCGATCCTTCCTCCACGTCGCTCCAGGTCCGCTGGGCCGGCGAACTGCTGCAACTGCTGCCCGAGCGCGCGCTGTGGTGGCCCGCCGAAGGCGTGCTGTTCGTGGCCGATCTGCATCTGGGCAAGGCCGCGACCTACCGTGCGCTCGGCCAGCCGGTGCCGGGCGGCACCACGCTCGAGAACCTTGCGCGGCTCGACGCGCTGATCGCTCGGCTGGGGCCGCGGCGCATCGTGTTCCTCGGCGACTTCCTGCATGCGGCACGGGCGCGCAGCGTGCTGGCCACCGTCGAGCCCTGGCGCGAGCGCCATGCGGGCATCGCGATGACGCTGGTGCGCGGCAACCACGACAGCCGCGCGGGCGACCCGCCGGCCACGCTCGGCATCGAGACGGTCGACGAGCCGTACCTGCTGGGCCCGTTCGCCTGCTGCCATCACCCGCAGGTGCATGCCACGCATTTCGTGCTCGCGGGGCACCTGCATCCGGCCTGCAAGCTCCATGGCCCGGGTCGCGACAGCGTGCGCTTGCCGTGCTTCGTGAGCGACACGCAGCAGGCCGTGCTGCCGGCGTTCGGAGAGTTCACCGGCGGTTGGCTGATGGAGACGGCGCCGGGCCGGCGCTTTCATGCCGTGGGCGGCTCGGCCGTGTGGGCGCTGCCCGCCGCCGACTGA
- a CDS encoding ligase-associated DNA damage response DEXH box helicase — protein sequence MPPSQPSSRGGRSKSVKAALDAWFEVRGWKPFKFQREVWKAIAEGRSGMLHATTGAGKTYAVWLGALQAFSQARKTTARPAPPPLTVLWITPMRALAADTLRALQQPLEALGDEVQPWSAGARSGDTSSTERSAQNQRLPTVLVTTPESLSLLLARADAREVLGHVRMTVVDEWHELLGNKRGVQVQLALARLKRWNPGLAVWGMSATLGNLQEAMHALLGHGEGVLVQGQVPKTLVIDSLLPGRAERFPWGGHLGLTMLSQVIDEIAASSTTLVFTNTRSQSEIWYQALLEARPEWAGTIALHHGSLDRAVREWVERGLKSGELKAVVCTSSLDLGVDFLPVERVLQIGSPKGVARLLQRAGRSGHAPGRPSRITLVPTHSIEMVEGSAARTAIAQGHIEARHSPDQPLDVLVQHLVTVALGGGFVPDDLYDEVRGTAAYERLSRESWQWCLDFVAQGGPSLAAYPDYRRAVPDAEGVWRVPDSRLARRHRMNIGTIVSDASMAVQFVGGAKIGSVEEGFVARMKPGDCFLFGGRLLELVRIHDMTAWVRRASGKRAAVPRWNGGRMPLSNTLADAVVEQLALADEGRYDSPELQCVRPLLEIQQQWSALPTPRTLLAETLRTREGSHLFLYPFAGRHVHLGLASLLAWRVAQHEARTFSIAVNDYGFELLSATDVDWPALLPQALRLPDGTQEGGEARTLLLHEVLASLNAGELAQRRFREIARVSGLIFQGYPGEKRSSRQLQASSSLFWEVFRKYDPANRLLLQAEQELLAQELEIGRLQASLARMATQALVLKPLVRPTPFSFPLMVELFREKLSNENVADRIARMVEQLEKAAGGAVTAGGAERVRSTLAFGQEGAGKPPAPRRERRRPSRPLPPL from the coding sequence ATGCCCCCATCCCAACCTTCCTCCAGAGGGGGAAGGAGCAAGAGCGTCAAGGCCGCCCTCGATGCATGGTTCGAGGTGCGCGGCTGGAAGCCGTTCAAGTTCCAGCGCGAGGTGTGGAAGGCCATCGCCGAAGGCCGGTCGGGCATGCTCCACGCGACCACCGGCGCAGGCAAGACCTATGCAGTCTGGCTCGGCGCGCTGCAGGCCTTCTCGCAGGCCCGCAAGACAACAGCGCGTCCTGCGCCGCCGCCGCTCACCGTGCTGTGGATCACGCCCATGCGCGCGCTGGCCGCCGATACGCTGCGCGCGCTGCAGCAGCCGCTCGAAGCCCTCGGCGATGAAGTGCAACCATGGAGCGCGGGCGCGCGCAGCGGCGACACATCTTCCACCGAGCGCAGCGCGCAGAACCAGCGGCTGCCCACGGTGCTCGTCACCACGCCCGAAAGCCTCTCGCTGCTGCTCGCGCGCGCCGATGCCCGCGAGGTGCTCGGCCATGTGCGCATGACGGTCGTCGACGAGTGGCACGAGCTGCTGGGCAACAAGCGCGGCGTGCAGGTGCAGCTCGCGCTGGCGCGGCTGAAGCGATGGAATCCGGGCCTGGCCGTCTGGGGCATGTCGGCGACGCTGGGCAATCTGCAGGAAGCCATGCACGCGCTGCTGGGCCACGGGGAGGGCGTGCTCGTGCAGGGCCAGGTGCCCAAGACGCTCGTCATCGATTCACTGCTCCCCGGCCGTGCCGAACGCTTCCCGTGGGGCGGCCATCTCGGCCTCACGATGCTGTCGCAGGTGATCGACGAGATCGCCGCGAGCAGCACCACGCTGGTCTTCACCAACACGCGTTCGCAGTCGGAGATCTGGTACCAGGCGCTGCTCGAGGCGCGCCCCGAGTGGGCCGGCACGATCGCGCTTCACCATGGCTCGCTCGACCGCGCGGTGCGCGAGTGGGTCGAGCGAGGCCTGAAGAGCGGCGAGCTCAAGGCGGTGGTGTGCACGTCGAGCCTGGACCTGGGCGTCGACTTCCTCCCGGTGGAACGCGTGCTGCAGATCGGCTCGCCCAAGGGCGTGGCGCGGCTGCTGCAGCGCGCGGGCCGTTCGGGCCACGCACCGGGGCGGCCCTCGCGCATCACGCTCGTGCCCACGCACAGCATCGAGATGGTCGAAGGCTCGGCTGCGCGCACCGCGATCGCGCAGGGGCACATCGAGGCGCGCCACTCGCCGGACCAGCCGCTCGACGTGCTGGTGCAGCACCTGGTGACGGTGGCGCTCGGCGGCGGCTTCGTGCCCGACGACCTGTACGACGAAGTGCGCGGCACCGCGGCCTACGAACGCCTGTCGCGCGAGAGCTGGCAGTGGTGCCTCGACTTCGTGGCGCAGGGCGGCCCTTCGCTCGCGGCCTATCCCGACTACCGGCGGGCCGTGCCCGATGCCGAAGGCGTGTGGCGCGTGCCCGATTCGCGGCTCGCGCGGCGGCATCGCATGAACATCGGCACCATCGTGAGCGACGCGAGCATGGCGGTGCAGTTCGTCGGCGGCGCGAAGATCGGCAGCGTGGAAGAGGGCTTCGTCGCGCGCATGAAGCCCGGCGACTGCTTCCTGTTCGGCGGCCGCCTGCTGGAGCTAGTGCGCATCCACGACATGACCGCCTGGGTGCGGCGCGCCAGCGGCAAGCGGGCCGCGGTGCCGCGCTGGAACGGCGGGCGCATGCCGCTGTCGAACACGCTGGCCGATGCGGTGGTCGAGCAGCTCGCGCTGGCTGACGAAGGACGCTACGACTCGCCCGAGCTGCAGTGCGTGCGGCCGCTGCTGGAGATCCAGCAGCAGTGGTCCGCGCTGCCGACGCCGCGCACGCTGCTGGCCGAGACACTGCGCACGCGCGAGGGCTCGCACCTGTTCCTCTATCCCTTCGCCGGACGGCATGTGCACCTCGGGCTGGCCAGCCTGCTGGCGTGGCGCGTGGCCCAGCACGAGGCCCGCACCTTCTCCATTGCGGTGAACGACTACGGCTTCGAGCTGCTGAGCGCGACGGACGTCGACTGGCCCGCCTTGCTGCCGCAGGCGCTGCGCCTGCCGGACGGCACGCAGGAGGGCGGCGAGGCGCGCACGCTGCTGCTGCACGAAGTGCTGGCCTCGCTCAATGCCGGCGAACTCGCGCAGCGGCGCTTTCGCGAGATCGCGCGCGTGTCGGGCCTGATCTTCCAGGGCTACCCGGGCGAGAAGCGCAGCAGCAGGCAGCTGCAGGCCTCCTCGTCGCTCTTCTGGGAGGTGTTCCGCAAGTACGACCCTGCCAACCGGCTGCTGCTGCAGGCCGAGCAGGAACTGCTTGCGCAGGAACTCGAGATCGGCCGCCTGCAAGCCAGCCTCGCGCGCATGGCCACGCAGGCGCTGGTGCTGAAGCCGCTGGTGCGGCCGACGCCGTTCTCGTTTCCGTTGATGGTCGAGCTGTTCCGCGAGAAGCTGTCGAACGAGAACGTGGCGGACCGCATCGCGCGCATGGTCGAGCAGCTGGAGAAGGCCGCGGGTGGCGCGGTCACGGCCGGCGGCGCGGAGCGCGTGCGCAGCACGCTGGCGTTCGGACAGGAAGGCGCCGGCAAGCCGCCCGCGCCGCGGCGCGAACGCAGGAGGCCGTCCAGGCCGCTGCCGCCGCTGTGA
- a CDS encoding TPM domain-containing protein translates to MKNTRPTLFSRLRRIWRHRWIDDAAATHRVLPPDVLDRLTARVGASERRHSGEIRICIEAGLPMSYLRRDAPARQRAVTLFGKLRVWDTAHNNGVLIYLLLAEHAIEIVADRGLNAHVGAAEWAAMTQRMGLAFREGRFEDGLTQALEEISALLVEYFPLGEGELDVNELPDEPVVL, encoded by the coding sequence ATGAAGAACACCCGACCCACCCTCTTCTCGCGGCTGCGCCGCATCTGGCGCCACCGATGGATCGACGATGCCGCCGCGACGCACCGCGTGCTGCCGCCCGATGTGCTCGACCGCCTCACCGCCCGCGTCGGTGCGAGCGAGCGCCGCCACAGCGGCGAGATCCGCATCTGCATCGAGGCCGGCCTGCCGATGTCGTACCTGCGGCGCGACGCGCCGGCCCGGCAGCGCGCGGTGACGCTGTTCGGCAAGCTGCGGGTATGGGACACCGCGCACAACAACGGCGTGCTGATCTACCTGCTGCTGGCCGAGCACGCCATCGAGATCGTGGCCGACCGCGGCCTCAACGCGCACGTCGGCGCGGCCGAATGGGCTGCGATGACGCAGCGCATGGGCCTGGCGTTTCGCGAAGGGCGCTTCGAAGACGGGCTGACGCAGGCGCTGGAAGAGATCTCGGCGCTGCTGGTCGAGTACTTCCCGCTGGGCGAAGGCGAACTCGACGTGAACGAACTGCCGGACGAGCCCGTGGTGCTCTGA